The genomic region AGcaaactgaacatttaaaatatgattttttaaaaaagactctcATATAACTATCACAAAATAGATaacactggtggtccagtggttagggctctttgcttccactgccaagggcatgagttcaatccttggtaggagaactaagatccctcaagctgtgtggtgcagaaaaaaaaaaaaaaagtaaagaaaaaggcTCTTAGGTAACTATCACAAAATACTGAACAGATAACTAAAAGTTCAAGGCTGGTTTTTCCACTGGGCTGTAGACCTGCCTGTTCAGCAGCTTCTGGACTCCGTAAGTGCAAACTCAAACTCATATTTTGCCTCAAACTGCCTGTGCTCTGTACAGCTATCGGTGTCACCTCCACCCACCTAGCTGACAAGTTAGAAACCTGGATTATCTCTGTCCTTCATTCCTGTGTCCCACTACTTGCCAGGTACTGcccactgtgtgtgcatgctccgttgtgtctgactctttgcagccccatggactgtagcctgccctgggatagaacccatgtctcctgcattggcaggcgaattctttaccactgtgataTCCAACACAGCTTCCCTGCATCTGACCTCTCCCTTCTTCACTGCCAGGGTATGCTTTTTAAAGCCCAAATATATGTCCTTACTTGCTCAAAAGCCTTactttttctcctgtttcctaTGGAATAGCCTCTTAGAATAGCACCGAAGGCTTTCCATCATTCAGTCCACTCCCCCACTGCCTCTTGTTCGCATGATGCCCAGGGTTTAACTTCCATTGGTCACTGAATGATTGCACAGAGTGGTCAACGCCACTGAAAGAAGTTTTATTCCTCACAGTTCCCAAGAGAAAGGGGCACACATCAagccatgcagggccacctggGGAAGCACTAGGTTCAGTCAGGAGgctgaaggagggaggggagaagatgGCCCAGAGTTTAGGGTGGTCTCTATGGGAAGAAATAGGTGAGGTAGAGTagataagtttgagcaaacttaggaTTGGGTAGTTGGAATCAGGTTGGTCTCTAATTGTCCAGTACTTGGCCCTGGGGTGATTTAGGGAAGGGGAAATATTGGCTTGGTATGTGGCAGTTAGATAAAGGAAGTGATTGGGATATGGGCTTTGGATCAGTTGCTTTGTCCATGGAAGGCAAGTTGTTTATTACTCCTGGAATTAGCTCATCCTCAAACGAACAGTTCTTCCCAGGGCTGCAAGGCCCTAAAATGTCATAGCATCgtaaagtgtaaaataaaaaacatgattaATATACATTCCTTTCCCATGAACGCCCTGTTCATAGCTCTAGTTGCCCCAGAAAATGTCCTTTATGAATAAATTCTGTAGTGCCTCTTTCAACACTCTGCCACCACCCAGAGCCCTGACTGAGTAACGCCCCCAAGTCTGGTACCATGTAACATGCCCCTCCCTGGTCCTCTTCCCCTAGACCAGTAATGGCCCTGGTCACAGGCAACCACTCTATAGAGAGGCTGGTCACCTGTGACCAGTGTGACCTGCCTGAAAGAGATGAATTGGGCCGATCAGATTTCCTCTTTTAAGGATTTAAAATGAGAGCCATAAAAAGAGATAGCAAATTGATGTTAAGATGAACTGGGAGGTTCTTAAGtagcctcaggacctttgcaaaCCATGTGGCTCTGTGTGTAAACCTTTCCTCCCACTGTAATCTATACCCACTCCAAAATACTACAAATAGTCCATAATAATGATCTGGGGCTAGTGCTAGAGTTCTGCTGTGTTTTGAATGTTTCTTTCAAGTACCAGCATTAACAGAGATTCACAGAGACTCACAAAATGTAAACTCAGACTGGATCAGGTCAGTGAGGGAGGGTGCAACGAAGCCCCCAAGTGTGTTGCaaagtgttttaaatttcatataaacatttaaaggaCCACGGTCTAGTGCAAATGCATTTTGCAGCTTCAAAGCAATCTCCAGTTTTATTTCAAGTTCTCACCCCGGACTACACTCCTGAAAAAAACACTTTGGGCGGAGCCAAGTACTGCTCCTCCTCCATTGGGTCGCGCAGAACCAAATCCGCAGACTTTGTCGATTGCTTCTGTCTGGACAGACCAGCCTGGATCGACTGCTCCTGTCTGGCCCGTCCGCGGGCGCGGGAAAAGAGCTTGAATCCAATCTGACTGCCGCAGCGACCTCCTCAACCTTCACAATCCTGACCAGCCTCAGCCGCCTCCTCCTTTTACATCCCTGACTCCCGGAGGTCTCCCGAATCAACGAGAGTGGAAACGAAGACGCTCAAGCCGCCGCCATGTCCGAGGCTTATTTCCGGGTGGAGTCGGGTGCGCTGGGTCCTGAGGagaattttctttccttggaCGACATTCTGATGTCCCACGAGAAGCTCTCCGTGCGCACGGAGATCCCCATGCCGCGCCTCGGCGCTTTCTTCCTAGACCGGAGCGGAGGGGCCGAGACTGACAATGCTATCCCGGAGGTAAGCGATCCCGTCTGGAAAGACTACAACTCCGAGTAGGACTTGCGGGCTTTGGGGCGCCGCGTAACCGGGCGCGTTGCCCCCTGGGATTTGTAGTTTTACAGTACAGGGAGGCCGAGCCGAGCGCTGAGTCCTCTTCGCTGCgcgccccactcccacccccaagcCTTCGCGACCCCTATGGAAACTAAATTTATACTGGGTCGTCAGGCTCCCTCCAACACggatttcttttttgaaactaTCCAAATTCAGCAATGTGTTTTCACTCGGTGTGTGTTGATGCTTAAGGATCGGCGCCTACGGACCAGGGTTCTGATTACTTTTTGCCTTAAACCGATTACTTTTTGCCTTAAAGCGATTACTTTTTGCCTTAAAGCAAAACAACAGTTTTGGTTTCTGTAGGAGCAAATGATGTCTGGGAGCAGCAAATTGCTATATTCGTTCCTGAAATGATGATGGCATCAGCAACCAGTTCCTGAGAGCTTTTAGTGCTGGGATCTATTACCCCTTAGTTCTTTAACAACCCTATAGTCAGATGTTGTTACACATAAAGAAATTGAAGCCCAGATATGTTGAGTAACTTGGCCAGGGTGCCAGGGTCTTAAGTGGTGAGCTGGGATTCGAACTTAGAACTGCACGACTTCAAATTCGAGTTTGTCCCAGGAACATGGCTTGTAatggttcttatttttaaatatttatttggctatgtgggggtcttagttgccacatgcgaacccttagttttggcatgtgggatctggttccctgaccagggatggaaccggcccccgccccccacccgcattgggagcttggagtcttagccactagaccaccaggaaagtcccataatgattattttttaatttcctatttaACCCaagttttgtttcagttcagctcagttaagttgctcagtcgtgtccgactctttgcgaccccatgatttgcagcactccaggcctccctgtccatcaccaactccccgagttcactcaaactcatgtccatcgatttggtgatgccatccagccatctcatcctctgtcgtccccttctcctcctgcccccaatccctcccagcatcagagtcttttccaatgagtcaactcttcgcatgaggtggccaaagtactggagtttcagctttagcatcattccttccaaagaacacccaggactgatctcctttagaatggactagttggatctccttgcagtccaagggactctcaagagtcttctccaacaccacagttcaaaagcatcaattcttcggcactcagctttcttcacagtccaactctcacatctgtacatgaccactggaaaaaccatagccttgaccagacagacctttgttggcaaagtaatgtctctgcttttgaatatgctatctaggttggtcataactttccttccaaggagtaagtgtcttttaatttcatggctgcagtcaccatctgcagtgattttggagctcccaaaaataaagtctgacactgtttccactgtttccccatgaggtttaagctaactttttcactctcctctttcactttcatcaaaaggcttttttagttcctcttcacttgggCATTTTTGTTTGGTctgttttgagttatttttatcGAAGTGAGAcatatgcaaagtttaaaaagccaaataatacccaaagatttatagaaaaaaataggaGGCCCTGCCTTGCTCTCCCTCATATCCTTTCCATTTCCACAGGATCTGTCTCCTTTTTTCATAGTCTCTTCAAAATTCACCTCCATATTTCTAATCAATGTTCTTAAATTTATCTTGAGTTTTTAACATTTAGACATTATTTTTTGACTTTCCATTAGAGTAGTTAATTAGTTGGTTCTCTGACACACTGATAAACAGAGGTGTACCAtccatattttattcatattgccttcatttttacttaatgtcctttttctgttccaggttCCCATCCAGGACACCAAAGTGCATTTAGTAATTGTGTgtccttaggctcctcttggcttTGACAGTTtatcagactttccttgtttttaatgacCATGAATTTTGTGGAGTGCTGGCGAGGTATTCTGTTGAGAATATTCCTCGTTTGGGATTCGTCTGTtggttttctcatgattagactgtgTTTTGAGGCGGGAGACCATAGAGGTAAAGTGCCATTTTTACCACATCTTAACAAGGGTACATGCCATCAGCATGACTTGTGTTGATAGGAACTTTGATCACTTGAGCTATGTGAGGTTTGTCAGGATTCTTCATTGTAAAGTTACTCTGTTTTCATTGTAAAGTTACTGTTCTCTCTGGAAGGAAGTCATTATGTACAGCTGTACTTAAGGAGAGGGGAGTTATGGTCCCCTTCTTTGAGGGCACAATGTCTACATATACTATTTAGGATTCTTCTGCATGGGAGATTTGTGTAGGAAGGTTTTTACTGACGTATTTCGTTTCATTCATAGACACAGGGCTATCAGATTTTCTATTCTAGTTTTACTGTTGGTACGTGGTTTTTTCGCCCTGGGAATTTGACTGTTTCacctaaattttcaaatatagtgGTATAGTGTTGTTCAAAATATCCTTTTACTATCTTTTAAACATCTGTACAACTATAGCTGGGTCCTGCTTTTTATTCTTGATACTGAGAAATTATGATCTCTTTCTTAAGTAGTCTCACTAGGAGTTTATCACTTGTAGCAGTCttttaaaagaactaaataatGGCTCTGTCAGCTTTCTCATTTGTACCTTCATTTTTAGGTCATTTAGTTCTTAtcttaattatttctttccttctattttctttgggcttaattttctttgttctcttgcATCCATTCACATTTTGAGATGGGTACCTAGGTCATTgatttttcagctttcttttttacatttttagctGTGCTTTTCCTGTAGCTTTAACTACATTTCACAagttttaatttgattttctaattttcactgTGAATTCTTCTTTGACTCATGAATTATTGAGAAGACTGGTGCTTAGGTCCAAACATCTGGGGACTTTGCTACATACAGTTTGGATTTTGATTTCTGGCTTAGTTCCACAGTGGCCAAACAACATAGtctgaatgatttcagttttctgaaagttAGCATTTGCTCTAAACCTCAGCATAAGATAACCATTCGGTTTGTgcttgaaagggcttccctgtggctcagtggtaaaaaatccatgtGCCatggcaggagactcaggttcgattcctgggccaggaagatccccaggagaaggaaatggcaacccattccagtattcttgcctgggaaatcccatggacagaggagcctggcgggctacagtccaccgggtcacaaaagagttgaacatgacttagcaactaaacaacagcaatgtgcTTGTAAAGTTTGATATTGTGAAGTCATGGTCTGCAGTACATAATCTATATGTAAATTAGgtgaagtttttatttgttttgtttagattgtgttattattgatttttttgtttgctacTTCTCATTTATCAAAAACAGATATGTTAAAATCTCCCATGATGATTATGgatttgtcatttttccttttacttctgtTGATTTAGacagatatttctatttttctgatagATTTAATGACCATTTTATTATCAAAGGTCCCTCTTTATCTCTAGTAATGCTTCTTTCTTTTGGTTACTGTTTGCATAACATTTTTTCCATCCTTCTATTTTCTGTTGTCTGCAATTGGGTAGTTTTTATTTACGTTAGTTAGGAAAACCTTCCCTTTGCGTCACATTTTTGTTCTTCACTCTGTTTTTGGTatataaatgctttttctgtctcCATTCCATCATGACATAAAACTTCAGCCCACACGGTTCATTTCTTAAGTCACAACTACATCTTCTGTGTTTGGCAGTCATTCCCCTAGAGAGAACAGGCAGTACtgatattcattcattccctcaggTCACGTGCATAGTAACACATTTACTATGTTACCTGTCTTTAAAACCTACAATCCTGTGTGATACAGGGCACAAAGCTTGAACTCCCTTTGTGGCTGGCAAAGGGGCTGTTTGACAACAAGCGGCGGATCCTTTCAGTGGAACTTCCCAAGATCTACCAGGAGGGTTGGAGGACTGTGTTCAGTGCAGACGCCAACGTGGTGGACCTCCACAAAATGGGACCACATTTCTATGGGTTCGGCTCCCAGCTCCTGCATTTTGACAGTCCAGAGAATGCCGACATCTCCCATTCTCTCCTGCAGGCAAGTAATTGACATGAAAACCGATGGCATTGCACAGGACTCAGGAGATAGCCGTGCCGGCCACCAGATGTTACTCTTACCCAGGGGAGTGTATGATTTATGTGATCAGTGTATTGTTATTC from Bubalus bubalis isolate 160015118507 breed Murrah chromosome 18, NDDB_SH_1, whole genome shotgun sequence harbors:
- the GINS3 gene encoding DNA replication complex GINS protein PSF3 isoform X1 → MSEAYFRVESGALGPEENFLSLDDILMSHEKLSVRTEIPMPRLGAFFLDRSGGAETDNAIPEGTKLELPLWLAKGLFDNKRRILSVELPKIYQEGWRTVFSADANVVDLHKMGPHFYGFGSQLLHFDSPENADISHSLLQTFVGRFRRIMDSSQNAYNEDTSALVAGLDEMERSLFQTGQKGLNDFQCWEKGQASQLTASNLVQNYAKRKFTDMED